In one window of Solanum pennellii chromosome 2, SPENNV200 DNA:
- the LOC107011481 gene encoding histone-lysine N-methyltransferase CLF-like isoform X8 produces the protein MLCCACYTERVHMVLSLEHGLQDFSLWSAICCWIVCSTIQQIGLSDTVLELLGQFLSRKPSEVKARYEDLVKDKHECASKNENIQGTPDLFLDNDLDAALDSFDTLFCRRCFVFDCQSHGCSQDLIFPAEKQLPWCSPDVDKEPCCSNCYRLAIKKEHKAGSTPSQIANHGENHVQPSEIANNTEVPGREHLSRTSNSCESDFKDIGSCSLESQQPQCGRTSRREVSPVLGSKNYFQGEGFGCQYKEAASAKNGMNHDDTLRENEFGDENNCNQEIDGEKPWRPLEKALFEKGLEMFGRSSCLIARNLLNGLKTCWEVFQYMNNSENKLSLVSDGVNGIFQGSFKGDGHTIVGNQPRRKSRFLHRRGRVRRLKYTGKSAGYNALRKRISERKDKLRRHYNPCNCQVPCGNECPCIVNGTLCEKYCGCKSFKNCKNHFRGCFCVKGQCRSRQCPCFAVDRECDPDVCRNCWIRDCYSVDGSVSLLAENNNKGVFIQYLLLSCGDGTLDIPPQRGDSNDCENMKLLLKQRQRVLLGRSDVSGWGAFLKNSVGKHEYLGEYTGEIISHHEADRRGKIYDLINSSFLFNLDDQCVLDAYRKGDKLKFANHSPDPNCYPKVIMAGGDHKVGIFAKQRICAGEELFYDYCYAPDTPHVWARKPEAPTTRKFFLEDLMCLAGVISCRMVMESMRTLGSILVK, from the exons ATGTTATGCTGCG CATGTTATACGGAAAGGGTTCACATGGTCTTGAGCTTGGAGCATGGCTTACAAGATTTTTCATTATGGTCTGCTATTTGTTGCTGGATTGTTTG TTCAACTATCCAACAAATTGGCCTGTCTGATACAGTGTTAGAATTGCTAGGGCAGTTCTTGTCTAGAAAACCCAGTGAAGTCAAG GCAAGATATGAAGATCTTGTTAAGGACAAACATGAATGCGCCTCAAAGAACGAGAACATCCAAGGGACTCCAGATTTGTTTCTTGACAACGATCTTGATGCTGCTCTAGATTCTTTTGACACCTTATTTTGTCGTCGATGCTTT GTTTTTGATTGTCAATCACATGGATGTTCGCAGGATCTGATTTTTCCG GCTGAAAAACAATTGCCATGGTGCTCTCCCGACGTGGATAAGGAGCCCTGTTGTTCAAATTGCTATCGCCTG GCCATCAAGAAGGAACACAAAGCTGGATCGACCCCCTCTCAGATTGCTAATCATGGAGAAAACCATGTCCAACCATCTGAAATTGCTAATAATACTGAGGTGCCTGGTAGGGAGCATCTATCAAGGACATCAAATTCTTGCGAAAGCGATTTCAAAGATATTGGTTCATGTTCGCTAGAATCACAACAACCTCAGTGTGGTAGAACTTCTAGGAGGGAAGTCTCTCCAGTATTGGGCagtaaaaattatttccaaGGTGAGGGTTTTGGTTGCCAATATAAAGAGGCTGCCAGTGCAAAAAATGGGATGAATCATGACGACACATTGAGGGAGAATGAGTTTGGGGATGAGAATAACTGCAATCAAGAAATAGATGGTGAGAAACCATGGAGACCACTTGAAAAGGCTCTATTTGAAAAAGGTCTGGAAATGTTTGGCCGGAGCAG CTGTTTGATTGCTCGAAATCTGCTGAATGGTTTAAAAACTTGTTGGGAGGTGTTCCAGTATATGAACAATTCCGAGAATAAGCTATCACTAGTAAGTGATGGGGTGAATGGAATATTTCAAGGCTCTTTTAAGGGTGATGGCCATACTATCGTG GGTAATCAACCACGGAGAAAATCTAGATTCTTACATAGAAGAGGTAGAGTTCGTCGCTTAAAATACACAGGGAAATCAGCTGGATATAATGCACTTAGGAAAAGAATATCTGAGAGGAAAGACAAGCTTCGCCGTCACTATAATCCATGTAATTGTCAAGTACCTTGTGGAAATGAGTGTCCTTGTATCGTAAATGGGACCCTCTGTGAAAAATATTGCGG ATGCAAAAGTTTCAAGAATTGCAAGAATCACTTTCGTGGTTGTTTTTGCGTAAAAGGTCAGTGTAGAAGCAGACAATGCCCTTGCTTTGCTGTTGACAGGGAATGCGATCCTGATGTTTGCCGAAATTGTTGGATCAG GGACTGCTATTCGGTGGATGGTAGTGTGAGCTTGTTAGCTGAGAATAATAATAAAGGGGTCTTTatacaatatctacttttaaG CTGTGGTGATGGGACTCTCGATATTCCTCCACAAAGAGGTGACAGTAATGACTGCGAGAACATGAAGCTTCTTCTCAAACAACGTCAAAGG GTTCTTCTTGGACGGTCTGATGTGTCTGGATGGGGTGCTTTCTTGAAG AATAGTGTTGGAAAGCACGAGTACCTTGGGGAGTATACCGGTGAAATAATCTCACACCATGAAGCTGATAGGCGTGGAAAGATTTATGATCTTATAAATTCTTCATTTCTCTTCAATTTGGATGACCAG TGTGTGCTTGATGCTTATCGGAAAGGTGACAAGTTGAAGTTCGCAAACCATTCTCCTGATCCAAATTGCTACCCCAAG GTTATTATGGCGGGTGGAGATCACAAAGTTGGTATATTTGCCAAACAAAGAATTTGTGCAGGAGAGGAACTCTTCTATGATTATTGTTATGCGCCAGATACACCACATGTCTGGGCAAGGAAGCCCGAGGCACCCACTACAAGAAA GTTCTTCTTGGAAGATCTGATGTGTCTGGCTGGGGTGATTTCTTGTAG AATGGTGATGGAAAGCATGAGAACCTTGGGGAGCATACTGGTGAAATAA
- the LOC107011481 gene encoding histone-lysine N-methyltransferase CLF-like isoform X9: MAGTSSIRIGQLTIDLPIGAAEGTTIEADEFLSVTESLKQQFASKRADYVKKRTEENAQKAYDLGELFLKLSTERKNHTVHGADSSIDLLSKRQQDVINMQTGIGSSNGDNDSNSSEDDGYASSEIRLGSSIAINSAVCPIILPQVERLPQYTTWVFLDRNQQMPVNQSVVGCRRIYYDKNSGEALICSDSEEELLEDEQEKKFVEYEDVMLRSTIQQIGLSDTVLELLGQFLSRKPSEVKARYEDLVKDKHECASKNENIQGTPDLFLDNDLDAALDSFDTLFCRRCFVFDCQSHGCSQDLIFPAEKQLPWCSPDVDKEPCCSNCYRLAIKKEHKAGSTPSQIANHGENHVQPSEIANNTEVPGREHLSRTSNSCESDFKDIGSCSLESQQPQCGRTSRREVSPVLGSKNYFQGEGFGCQYKEAASAKNGMNHDDTLRENEFGDENNCNQEIDGEKPWRPLEKALFEKGLEMFGRSSCLIARNLLNGLKTCWEVFQYMNNSENKLSLVSDGVNGIFQGSFKGDGHTIVGNQPRRKSRFLHRRGRVRRLKYTGKSAGYNALRKRISERKDKLRRHYNPCNCQVPCGNECPCIVNGTLCEKYCGCKSFKNCKNHFRGCFCVKGQCRSRQCPCFAVDRECDPDVCRNCWISVKLEVFLVPMTIRSSDCPSLVYLLISSGC, encoded by the exons ATGGCGGGCACTTCTTCAATTCGCATTGGTCAACTTACCATTGATCTTCCA ATTGGTGCAGCTGAAGGAACAACCATAGAAGCTGATGAATTCTTATCAGTAACCGAATCTTTGAAGCAACAATTTGCTTCTAAACGTGCTGATTATGTAAAG AAAAGGACAGAAGAGAATGCACAAAAGGCGTATGATTTGGGGGAATTGTTTTTAAAGTTGTCAACAGAGAGAAAAAATCATACAGTTCATGGTGCGGATAGTAGCATTGATCTTCTGTCTAAGAGACAGCAGGATGTAATTAATATGCAAACTGGGATTGGTTCCAGCAATGGAGATAATGATAGCAATAGTTCTGAAGATGATGGATATGCCTCTTCTGAAATTCGTCTAGGATCTAGCATTGCCATCAATAGTGCTGTATGTCCCATTATACTTCCTCAAGTGGAAAGACTGCCTCAATATACTACATGGGTATTTTTGGATAG AAATCAGCAGATGCCCGTGAATCAATCAGTGGTTGGTTGTAGAAGAATTTATTATGACAAGAATAGTGGAGAAGCTCTAATTTGCAGTGATAGCGAGGAAGAATTACTTGAAGACGAACAAGAAAAGAAGTTTGTGGAGTACGAAGATGTTATGCTGCG TTCAACTATCCAACAAATTGGCCTGTCTGATACAGTGTTAGAATTGCTAGGGCAGTTCTTGTCTAGAAAACCCAGTGAAGTCAAG GCAAGATATGAAGATCTTGTTAAGGACAAACATGAATGCGCCTCAAAGAACGAGAACATCCAAGGGACTCCAGATTTGTTTCTTGACAACGATCTTGATGCTGCTCTAGATTCTTTTGACACCTTATTTTGTCGTCGATGCTTT GTTTTTGATTGTCAATCACATGGATGTTCGCAGGATCTGATTTTTCCG GCTGAAAAACAATTGCCATGGTGCTCTCCCGACGTGGATAAGGAGCCCTGTTGTTCAAATTGCTATCGCCTG GCCATCAAGAAGGAACACAAAGCTGGATCGACCCCCTCTCAGATTGCTAATCATGGAGAAAACCATGTCCAACCATCTGAAATTGCTAATAATACTGAGGTGCCTGGTAGGGAGCATCTATCAAGGACATCAAATTCTTGCGAAAGCGATTTCAAAGATATTGGTTCATGTTCGCTAGAATCACAACAACCTCAGTGTGGTAGAACTTCTAGGAGGGAAGTCTCTCCAGTATTGGGCagtaaaaattatttccaaGGTGAGGGTTTTGGTTGCCAATATAAAGAGGCTGCCAGTGCAAAAAATGGGATGAATCATGACGACACATTGAGGGAGAATGAGTTTGGGGATGAGAATAACTGCAATCAAGAAATAGATGGTGAGAAACCATGGAGACCACTTGAAAAGGCTCTATTTGAAAAAGGTCTGGAAATGTTTGGCCGGAGCAG CTGTTTGATTGCTCGAAATCTGCTGAATGGTTTAAAAACTTGTTGGGAGGTGTTCCAGTATATGAACAATTCCGAGAATAAGCTATCACTAGTAAGTGATGGGGTGAATGGAATATTTCAAGGCTCTTTTAAGGGTGATGGCCATACTATCGTG GGTAATCAACCACGGAGAAAATCTAGATTCTTACATAGAAGAGGTAGAGTTCGTCGCTTAAAATACACAGGGAAATCAGCTGGATATAATGCACTTAGGAAAAGAATATCTGAGAGGAAAGACAAGCTTCGCCGTCACTATAATCCATGTAATTGTCAAGTACCTTGTGGAAATGAGTGTCCTTGTATCGTAAATGGGACCCTCTGTGAAAAATATTGCGG ATGCAAAAGTTTCAAGAATTGCAAGAATCACTTTCGTGGTTGTTTTTGCGTAAAAGGTCAGTGTAGAAGCAGACAATGCCCTTGCTTTGCTGTTGACAGGGAATGCGATCCTGATGTTTGCCGAAATTGTTGGATCAG TGTCAAGCTGGAAGTATTTCTAGTGCCTATGACCATCCGTTCTTCAGATTGCCCATCTTTGGTGTACCTTCTTATTTCTAGTGGTTGCTAA